The window atatatatatatatatatatatatatatatatatatatatatatatatatatatatatatttatttatttatttatttatttattgaaacgTCTTTATTATATGAAACGTCTTTCTctaacaagaaaaaaactttcGATTAAGATAATTTGATTCATATCTAAATTCTTGCGGGTAATCTTCACTTATTCATGCAATAGTTAATATCTCaatttcctgtttgttttctttcctcgCTTTGAATATGAATAGGCCTGTGTTTTTGGACTATAACACATCTGTTTCTGTAAATTACTGCTGTCCCAGTACTGATgctgtgatgatgatgttgatgatgatgatgataagcACTATGTTGGtgtcttttaattatttcacgGTGCGCCCTCTGTTGTAATTAAGCAAGAGTCGGTAAATCCTGATATATCCGCACGGTGGCGGTGTTCAACAAAAAGTCATGTGAAAacagtacacaaaaaaatatatcatctgtagaatatgttgttttaacactcaaaaaaatgtaattaattaataaaataacacataataaaagaagtcattttgtttattaaattgaatcgtgttttttttattatttaatcaatatGGTATGCACACTTTTAATTCTAATTAGCATCTTAGTTGTTTTGCGTCAGACTGCAGTAAATGgcccattaaaaaaagaaacaagtcaTCATTACGTGAGCTACGTGTctgttcattttctttcatatttacTGGGCTATATTGCAATTGTGATGTGCAAACATGATCACCATATTCAGACTTTTgacatatcaaaacattttaagtaacttttaagctacagttttaaattaatgttttaatatttattgggTTTATTACTTTTCTTTGGGCATTTCCTAATTTTCCTTCATCTTTTGTTGGGACTGTGTCATGCTACAAAGTCAGGCACATTCAAATCTGAATCtacattatttaatcaaatagtGTGAGCACACtttacaacatatatatatatatatatatatatatatatatatatatatatatatatatatatatatatatatatatatatatatatacatatattcatgcACAATTAATTGAGCATTTTCATCTTTTAACAACCTAACAGTTTTGGTAatggtttctctctctctctctctctctctctctctctcttctttttatttttcagaatagaTGCGTCCAAAACCACCTGTCATTTATTGGGCCAGactgtatgaattttttttttattttatttattttgattttgaaagtcATTGACATTTGCTGTCTTCTTAAATGTAGTGTGAATCATGCTCAGAGAAGCATAATGCTTTAAAAGATATTCATTATTGATCTGACAATGCGGGCTGCTCTTTATGCTTCCATATGGTCAGTCCACTTGGTTCTACATGTGTCTCTAATGCAAGTGCACGCTATTGATCTTGGGATGGATGTATGGCATAAATGACGACCCTGGAAGACGCTTATCAAATATATAGTGGAAATACTGTTGAGCTAATGGCTTGCGAGTCTCCAGGCTCATATCAGATAAAGTGCCCTGTTGTCCACAAAGTGACTTCAGTTTTGTACGGAAATGTAAAGACACTATGTATTCGTCCCTTCTTTGTATTATTAGCTGTCGGGAAAAGTATGTGAGCCCTTTGCATTCACTTAGAGGGATTTCTGCATAACTTGGCTATAAAATTTGATCTGATCTTCAACCGAGTTAACAAGCAGCGAACAGAGTGTGCTTAAATGATTTACAAATGGCAGTCACTGTTAATCAATAACACATTTTCGTGTCTTTATTGGACGTACCATGTAAACATGTACAGTGCTGGGtggaaaaagtatgtgaatCCTTAGCTTATTGACTAAGGAGTCGTCTAACATGGATGCCAATCAATGAGACTAGGTTGAAGGGGTTGGTTTAGaactaaaaacactttttgaacaTCTTGTTAACTTGCACAAATCCAGTCTCTTTGCAAAAGAGTACCCGAATGTTCCAAAACATAATTGGCAAATGTTCTGTGGATGGAATTAAAGTGAGCACATTAAAAAGCACCGGAAGTTGCTGACCTTTGTGCAGTCACAAGAAATGCTTGGTGGAAACTGTTGccaaaattaagaaataaaacactttttcgACTCTGTTCtatgaaattttaataaatttaaaaaaaacataattttcccAGGTATATATCATACTAAACCTTGTGATTTTGAGATGCTTTGCACAAACACAGTGGTTAAACAATTCCTTCTCTCCCCCACCCGAGCAATTTCAGCTGATTTTTCTAGGATAGGATTTATCTCTCTAGCCTGAGTAGTTTTACAGCAAGAACGGATCATTAATATTGGAATTTTGATAAGAGGTTAGGGTTTTGATTAGACGCTTCCCTCCCTCACAAGCAAATTATGATCGCGGCTTGCGCTTTGCTCATTCATCTCAATGTAACCTCAATTTCACGGATTATTGATAATCGCATGCAAACTGTTTTCGACGAGGAATAAAGCGGGCCTCAGTTCACCGATTTCATGTCTTTTTCAACCGCACAATGAAACAACGTGCAGATCGGCTCATGTaaccaaatatttttatgcCTTTTTCATAAATTCAGCCTTCGGTTTGTGTAAATCctattcatttctatttcttaCATTTGGCAATAGTTCTTAAAATGATGGGCTAACAAGAACGGaggtatattatttaaaattgggtcgggtattatttaattatgtcaAATTTTGTCACAATAAACAATAGACAACTGTTTAACTTTGCCGTCCATTCCAACTCATCATCAAAATacgtaaataaatcaaattaaataacagtaaaaatttgAGTAGCTTAGTTGTTTTGTGCCAAACATTTATCTTCACAGCACAGGTGTGAAGATGTGAGAACAGCCTAGTTAAAGAAACAGATTATTCATTTTGAAGCAGGCTATTAATTTGTATCGTTTGATCGCGGCAGAAAAGGATCTCTTATGAGAATGCAGACAAACATCTTTTACCTGGTTTGGGGCCAAAATGGCCATTTCATTTTCCATAAACAGAGTCCACAAGAGAGTGATGTGGaaagaattgattttttttttttctttaggctTTTCGTGTTCCACTCAGTGTGAGAGGCTTGgtaaatatcatgtttttatattctgcCATTGATCTCATTAGCGGATGTGCGTCACTTTGCCTTCAATCACAGCAATTGCTTTTTACAGTAAAGCGCATCCGGTAGTGACAACAAACAGAACCGCCCCGTACAGCTCTCCATAATGAAAATTATTCAACTGAGTTAATGTTAACCCTAATGTAAAGATCCTCAATAGTAGCGAAAGATATATAGGAATCGTGTTATTatgcacatgaaaaaaaaaaaaacaagattactGGAGTACATTTTACAAGGAACAACTACTTCAAAATTGTGCGTTTAATTCACCTCACTTGGCATTTCTTTGTAACTGCACCGGTTTCTGAGTTCAAATACTTTcaagtagttttttttcaatgtacaATATGTTTGATATCTATCAAATTGTTCTGATAGATACGATTACACAGTAATTAGCATGCTAGTGGATGGTGTAGGATACCTTGTTGCTTTGTAGTCCTTCAATTTTAGACTGCTTAGCATTTTAGCCAGCATGTTTAAACCGTATTTGTCATAGGTGAAGGGACTGGCTGACTGCCATGCAGACGCTAAAGCGCTAGCTGCTTTATTTAGCTCCATGTGTTGATGTATTTCATTTAGATCAGTCCATTACTTTTAAGTTGGATGTACAGCGCCGGAGGCTTGTAATCCATTTACTTAATGACATCTCACAGTGGCGAAATCATCGCACTTCCATATTCAATTATGCAGCTTAAATAGCAAATACCcgcaaagctttttttattattacagtgtttCCAAATGTACCAAAAATAACTGTTTGTCTGTTTCTATTCCTGATAAAAGACTGTTACTTACAGcattaaaaagaacagctgAAATTCAATGCCAGGAGCATTTACTTTAGCAGTTGTTGAATTTCCTCCTTTGTTTGCTCTGTGAAATATGACCAAAGTAATTACAATGAAATTTGTCCAGTGATAGgagtaatgtaatgtaaaagttTGCAGATAAAGATTAATTGACTGGCTGGCTCTCAGAAAGGCACGAGAACTTACAATCTCTCCTTATTAGCAGAAAGGAATGGGCCGGGCAGCAGAGCCACTGCAATATGAAATGACTCACTACTACTGTGAGGGTATAGAGGTTAATTAACAAAGCATCTAACTGGACGGGATCCATTTGAACTGTGTGAGGACACAAGAAAGCACTTGCCGTCAGGATTGTTGAGAAGGTAGTGATGGGAAACTTGGATGAGTGGTTTTAATGATTAGAACGAGCCCCGTTTATGAGATTATACGAATGAAAATGAATCTTTCGCATTGTGCTCTTTTATTCTCATTTAGATGCGTATCAAATGTAATTggttaaattatgaaatatattaaagcgCTAAGAGGCTGTGTGTTGTACGTTAAGATGCCTCGCGTAAACAGTCACTCTTGCTTACGAGAtcttaaatatgtatataaataattatataacgGGTATCTGGATactctttaaatgaaaaaaaggtgaTTTGACTTGCATTTTGGGAAATTGATTTGACTGTAAGCAAGTTCCCATGGGTGGCCACTGTTGGGAGACCAGCATGACAATTAGCCACTGAAAAACACATGACAAACGGCTCCCAGAAGGGTTTATGCAGAATAACTGCTGTCACTGTAATATGCACAGAGGACCCAATAAGAACAAATAAAGTGTATCTTTGGGGTTAcaaaacacaatgcaatgaTGCGAAAACTCCTAGAACAGGCAATACTACAGCTattcagatttagatttttttttagactttttttttttttttttttttttgtgcttttcagTCGGTTAATATGTTTTCATGCATGGCATAACATTCAGTTGGTTTACAAACCAGACTTCTTAATTTGACACCTGTTTCAGAAATCCATTATGACCTGTTAAATGGGCATTCAGAACAACTGTAGAATAATGTTGAACCttgttgtcatcatttatttctgattattgtGTCAGAAATGCAAAACTGAACATGACATGAGGGGGCATGTGTATGACCATGCATTGCAGACCAATTACTAAAACAACCAGTCAGTCAATAAATCAAGTACCCCAAACCTTATgtatctaaaatacattttaatcttgCTCAAATTCACAATTGTTACAATTTGTAATTCAGTGGTAGAACCTCCCTCTTTTAATTCAAACATACTGTACAACAGCGGCATGTAAAGTGTGTTACATCAAGGCACAAGACACATCCATATTCAGGGAAGCCTTTTTATGAGGCACTGCTTTAATATGATCCCCAAAATACCGTAATGTGCTGAGACACATTAAAGGAACATGGGCCAAACCAGACTGTACATACTGAATGTGCTCTCTGCTGAGAGGAAAGAATGAAGCAATGCTCTTCCTCGGATCCAAATGAGTAGAAAAATGAGGGCTACTGATCACCgctttctcatttcttttgcttttttttttttaacttatgtTGCTTCGTGgaagagccaaaaaaaaaaaaaggagcggTTATAATGTCTGGCTGGATGGAAACGATCAGTGCTATCAACTGGAGTCCATTCAGATGAAAGTGAGGAGTTTCCATTCCCAGGGGTCATAATGTGGACATGatgctttctgttttattgACAGCAATCAAAGAAGAACTGTGGACGTGTAGACTGGTGACCTGTCGAAATATGTCATTTATAGGATGTTATCGAAATTGTATGTGACATCAGAAATGTTATGAAAGAGTATCAGCATCACAATATGAGAGAAGTTCAACTGAAAAATGATTATATCTTAGAATAAAAGaaccagaaatgtttcttattttacaaatattagaacataattataataagagCATAATAATGATcaatttttgctattttaaatagcagacagtgctatattaaatatttattaataaatcatcgtttttttttttcagctttagcTTTCGGACACCTTACTGTGTCAGTTTTGTCACGAGAACACACGCTCTAACATGAAGCACAGCAATTCCGACCATTGTCATGCCGAAATTATGTTGATGGTATTACACATTAAATCAATGGGATGACTCTGGCAGTTAAATGACACGAGAGTGTTCATTATACCGTTCACATACCATTTCACGAAGACCCTTTCAGCCGACTACTCCTGACTGAGCCTCCTTCGTCTGCCGAACGCCTGAGAGCCCACATTGGTGGGGACAAATTTGCTGCTTCCAATTCCCCCCGAGCGGCTCAGGAAGTCTGCCAGGCGATGGGTCACACATGTGGCCGTGTTACAAGCTCTCTTCTGTGTTGTAACACTAAAGGAGAAAAATACAGTGAATTTCAATATTCATTTGTAAGAAATGATTCAACGtattaaaatgaagaatttgaaatgtgcaatattaaatattttttacaaaaaaagaaaaatggcagcagTAATATATCTTACCTAAAGTGGGTACTTAAGCCTGATTACTTATAACTTGTTATATTAGAATTATGTTCATTTCTGCGctttaaacaaacaacaagcaaaaaaaagagatctccttctaaaaatatctttattagaTCAAGAACGAAGTCAAATCACACAAGACAGGAATTTTGCTGTGGGTTAAAAAAAGCTCATCGTTAAGCCCTATCTGCCAATGAGAGCTCTCCGATTTCAGGAATCAGTTATATAACCCAAATAGATCCGGTGACTATATGAAATTAGTGGAACAGAGTCTGTCTGAGATTTGCTACTCTGCCAaagaaagtagaaaaaaatgttctttcaaGTCAATCAGGCAAGCAAACTTCCACATGCACTCGCATATCAGGGCCAAGCACGGGTTTACAGCCGCTGCCGATTAGACACGATTGAGCGCCTCTCCGTATCCAGCCAACACATCACTCTCTTCCAGGCTGCGCTTCTTGCCCGGCGTACCCGCTCCTACATTGGTGCGTGGATATGTCTGCAGTTTGTGCAGCTCCTGGGACAGTTTCCCCAGCACACAAGTGCTGAGGCTGGAGCAGCGCTTGGACACGGGTCTACCCAAGCTGTGAGGAAACAGACCACATGCAGAGAAACTCATAGACACGTAGAACATGCAAGAGCATTCACAGGATAGACATGATGACAGGATGCATGTTGACATGCTCCCTCGCAAGGCTGTCGTTATAGTCTCAAATCATGCTTCACTAATTCTGCTGCATTTGCCATGTCTTTACTTGAGCATATCATGCAGGCATTTCCTCTCCTGTTTTCAGATCATGCTTCAGTCCATGCCGTTTGATATACTCGTTTCCATGCATTAAGAGCAAACAGGCATTTACAAACAGTCAATTTCTCATAAATCTAATGAGTAAATAAAGTTTCATGCAGAGAATAAACTGGCAGAGGACTCTGCAGATTTAATCGAAAAATGAACCCCCATATCTGTACAGAAATGCATCACATACCTGTCATATACAACAAGTACAAGTACACCTGACATTAAGGAGGCATTGCTCTCATGTTGGAAGAATTTCAGCCTTACTTTCTTAAATATGAGAGAAACAAATCAGTGCACGCTCGCTAAACTTTTCAACAGATTGAGTTTTGCGAATCGGAAAGCAGATACAATGGGATTTGTACCTGTTTTCCTCAGTCGACTGTTGCTCCATGTCCTCCGCGGTCATCTGCATGAATTCTTTGATGATTGCGTGCAGCAATCTTCTCGCTTCGTAGTCGGTAAGCGTAGTTCGATCTGGTGATGATTCCAGTGCAGGCCTGTAGTGCAGCGATTATCATGTCTTTAGAGGGCTACGCAAACGGTTTGTGTTTGTGGggtatccttttttttttttgcatgataaaAGCACTTTTTGCTTGCTACATCAAATCCTAAACATAATCAAAACAATCTGCTAAGAGTATGGCACTTAAAAGCTGTCCAGTTGCCAAGTTAAGATTTATCACCCGATCAATACTGTCGTAAGCAGAGTGGGTTTGGCTGGGATTCATCTGATGTAATCAGAAGACTGATAGTCCATGATGCCGCAACCTCTAATGAAAACATATGCTCTCTTGCCTCCGTCTGAACGATTTTACCAAAGCACCAATTTCACTTACAGATATTTGTAGTTAATATAAGGAATTATCACTGGGAAAAACACTGCCCTTTGAGAATTTATCAGCATGACAATGTAATTACTATAAAACCTCACCTGGCAGGAGTTGCATTAGAGCTGTACATCTGGCAAATAATCAGAGCGTAGGCAACAAGGAAAGCGGAGATCTTCAACATAACCATGGTCCCCTGTGGTAAAACATTCAGAACAACAGACCGGAAAAATTTACAAATTTGGTCAAGCCGATACTTCTGAAAGagtcaaaaatgcatttccctcttcttttttttatccccCTCAATCTCTCTCCTGCTTTACAATGTCATTTGCACACCATTTGAATGagcttaaaaactaaaataatatttgaaaagtcTTCTCCTTTTGGCTGATCTATGTGGTTGGTGCAGACGTCTCCTACTGTCAGGCGCTATGCTATAACTGCAGCATTAAAGATATTAGTCTTGTGATTTCCCTTCCAGCCGGACCCTGTGCATTAGTGTAATGAGCTGCTGTCTCTGCACCCACAGCCAGGTCTAAGGAGCCGTCCAATtctcctggaaaaaaaaacagcgtgcATGCCTTTCTGTGCTGAAGAGTAATGTATATACCATTAAGCGCtctctaacattttatttactttatttacacatGTCTGTAGTACAGTATATTCGGAATTATAAAAAAGCATGGTTCATCTAGTACGTGTAAAGATATAAATAGTTGTTACTTACCTTGAGATGTTCGGCTTCGTGCAATAGATATAGAAAAGAGTTGTCCCAAAATAGAGGGGATATTTCAAATTGATGAAATTTTGAGTCTGTTGCATTAAGCTACAATACACCTGCCTATATACCCACCATGTGGGTCTCACTATTGACAGTGTGGGTGTTTAATGATTCTCCGACAGCCAACCAGAGCTCACTGCTCCCTCATCCAGCCAATCAGGATGTCCTCGGGCTTCTGGAAAAAAACGATAAAGAGTGTGTCACACCAATGACGTCATTCTTCAATCACAAACTGCTCCATTCACAAAAAATTTACCAGCGATCAGCAAAATTCAATAtcgtttggaaaaaaaattgtaagtaAACTATTTAAAGAAAGTCAGCGATCTGTTTTTCCACTGTGATGATTCTTAGTGCCAATCTGATACAAAACTATTGACTgtgatctgtctgtctgtcatttcgCCTCTGCTCATGTGATATGACAGAGTTTGTATGATACGTATTTTTCTTCTTAgagttttaattgaatttcttttaaaatgataagaACTTTAAAAATCCTTGAGTGAAGCATACACAATTGTTGTGGCTACGAGAAAAAGGCACAAGGCTTATGTCTGGCATTTTGGTAAATCCATTTGAAATTGCTTGCAAGACAAATGCTGATGGCGGAAAAACAAACTCAGACACCCTTATACTGTGTATCCTGTAATAATGTGTTTGATCAATTGCAACATTGCTCTTGTCCTTATTTGGGTTTCCGTGGGGATGTGACCCTCTGTCAGAATCAAAGAGGTTACGACCGTAACAAGCCTTCTATCTCAGTCCCAATTACAGAACTCTTTGTCTCGCGGCATCATCTGACTCCTCTTCTTTATTGGCAAAGGCCTAATAAACCATTTCCACTAAGAGACAGTGTTTGCGTCACATAGGAACCCCATTAGTCTGGATGAGCCTTTTAGTGCTATCGAACCCAAAGCCTCGCCAATGACGGAATCAGTAAATCTGGGCGACGTGACAGGACCAGGGACCCCCGCTACGGACGCGTACTACACTTGCACGCGTGATGAACTCCTCCTGACTAATGAAGGGTCATTTCCGCTAGAGGAACACTTTGCTGAGACTTACCATGTCCATAGATCAGCGAGTAAGCAAACAAAGTAATCCTGCAAGTTTCCCTTTCCTGCGTCAAACTTTAAAGTCGATACTGTAACCTTTCAAATTTGGTCATGCTTTAACATCACTCACTCCACCCGGCCTTCTGTAAGATATTTCAGAAGACAGATAATCATTTCGTTTCGAGGCAGATGATGTCCTTTTGGATTGCGTTTGTTCATGGGCGGCCTTCGCCTATGACGAGCTTTGTGAGTTCATCTGAGGAACGGCATCGCTGTTATCCTGGTGCAGAAGTCATCCGACAAAGCTTTTCTGGACTGCGCGGCTGTTTAAACACCTGCAGACGGAAGCTAACAGGGATTTGTGTGATTTGTAATGACTCTGAGAGGAAAACTAAACACAATCCATAACCCTCTCTGAGACAAAGAGTAGCACTAAATGGTCAGCGAGGAGCCAGCACAGTTCATCCTTAGACATTAAGGAAATGAGATTTAATCTCTCAGTGTTGCTCATCAATCAACCCTCTTGAGTGAGTTAGTTCATCATAATCTCGTCTGTGTGCTTTTCTGATCACACACCATCCTTTTTTTTAGACTACATTAACAACCAATGGCATCATCTGACTGGGATTGGCACGCCACCAATTCACCAAGGACTAACAAAAAGAATGACTGAGACACCTCTGATGGGTCTGAGCTGGACCCATTCAAAACTGCTTACTGCTTGTGCAACACTACAGAAAAATGCACTATGCAGGAAAAAGCTATTTCTGAATCACGCCATCCTCCATTACTAATTACATTTTCGGATTTCTTTTTCGTAATGTGCCGCGGCTGCTATGAGGTCTCACTTTCCTTTATTGATTAATCCATGTTGACTGTGTTTTCCCTGTGCTATAGCAAATCCATAATAAGATGTGTTTCTTATGGGAGAATATATTGAATGTTCTAGATGTCCTCATTATATATCACAAACACAGCAGTCTTTGAACAGACTCCTCTGAGACTTACTGGATTTATCTCTCCATACCAATGGAATGGCTCAGTTGAAAACTTCATAGATAATAAGGCCCAAGATACCACAGAAAGGAGCATCAATGTGGAAAATCACATTTCTACTGGAAAAAAAGAGGATGATTTATGATCGAATTAATATGTGATTACTATAGTTAACCCTCTGATACTTCATTCACACATCCTtttaatatgtgaaaatatgcagaGGTTGGTTTGATTTTTGCTATGCAAAGACATCTGCTTTGTTTTCCTCTTCAAACCTATTATGTTCTCAAGACAGCGTTTCCCACAAAACACAGTTTATAAATATCAACTCATGCAATTTTTATAGGTTGCAATTAAGATAAAAGGTTTATGCCACTCTGAAGGCACTGTTCACTTTTTGCCGAGGAGCTGTTCATTGATATCATACGTAagactctttatttatttacatatttgttgttgtagttgttttttttttttgttattttatttagtgatttTGTGCGCTGTCTTCAATTCACTGTTGGGTCTGAATTGTTGGTTGGATTAATATGAAAACAATTTCCTTATTAAATATGAGTAATACTTTTCAATATTTATGACAAACTACtgagttttaaatatgaatgattcTGCGGTGTCTAGCGCTTGATAATATCATTAAaccatttatatgtttatgctTGCATGCATTATACATGGTGCAGAAGCATAatgctttgtttaaataattaaatataccCCCATCACCTTACAGACAATATAAATGATCACAGTAGCAGTAATATGTGCTAATAAATTTAAACTGCATGCCATTTTAGATGCATGTGATGACTTGATAAATTTTCTGAGAACTTGCAGGTCACTGCTGGGttgaaatagaagaaaaaatgcTGACATGACTGGAGGGGAGTTTCAAACCATAAGGTCAAAGTTTGTAGCACAAATCTTACAGTGCCAAAACTACGCTTGCAAAACACAGTCTCTTCCTCTCAGTTGTCATGGAAGGGAACTGCTGGACTATTGACAAATTAAACGTTCTGGCCCGGGGTCTTGCATCTTTAACTCTTTATAAAATGCTGAATTCTTCGGATCTTCAGTCGCACCCACAAAATGTAGAGAGAAGGGGGTACGTTAAAAGTGACGGTGTTTCGCTGCCTTTTGAATCACGTGACCGATTTCAAAACGTGTAATTTATAGTTTAGTTTGCCTTTGATTTGTCAAGTAGTAATCAATCAAGGATTGACCATAGCACGGGCAAATAGCATTCTAGTACGGTTTTGTAAAGGAGCATCTCATTGGTTGGAATATTGAAAGGATACGCCCCTTTTAATAAACGAGTCGATCTGAAGGAGACTGAGCGTtactaaactatatatatttatgaatggAATAAAATATCTGGACATTTTGAAC is drawn from Puntigrus tetrazona isolate hp1 chromosome 7, ASM1883169v1, whole genome shotgun sequence and contains these coding sequences:
- the calca gene encoding calcitonin/calcitonin-related polypeptide, alpha isoform X1, translated to MVMLKISAFLVAYALIICQMYSSNATPARPALESSPDRTTLTDYEARRLLHAIIKEFMQMTAEDMEQQSTEENSLGRPVSKRCSSLSTCVLGKLSQELHKLQTYPRTNVGAGTPGKKRSLEESDVLAGYGEALNRV
- the calca gene encoding calcitonin/calcitonin-related polypeptide, alpha isoform X2 — translated: MVMLKISAFLVAYALIICQMYSSNATPARPALESSPDRTTLTDYEARRLLHAIIKEFMQMTAEDMEQQSTEENSVTTQKRACNTATCVTHRLADFLSRSGGIGSSKFVPTNVGSQAFGRRRRLSQE